A stretch of DNA from Lawsonibacter asaccharolyticus:
GCAGGATCCGGCTCACAGGGATCACCGCCGGCTGCGGCGGGCTGGAGAAGCTATGGACCTATGGCGAGGAGGCCTTTTTGAAGAAGCTGACGAAGCTGGCAGACGGGTTCGATGCCGCCCACCCACAACAGTAGGGGAGAGGGCGCCCTCTGCTGGCGGCCGCTGGCACCTTGCTAGAGGTCATCAGCGCCGAGCCGCCTAAGATCTTTTTCGACGGCTTCGGCATGGAGCTCCCGGAGGGGGCCTATCGGGAATATCCCAAATGCGACCTGCTGTACGACCTGCCCTGACCGGCGGGGCGCGTGCGGCCGGGATCGGACCAATGAACAGGAAGTGGACCTATGGCCATTGATTTTTCCAATACAGAATTTGAAGCGGAGGGGCTGGAGGAGCCCCTGGTGACCACCTCCCTCACCCGGGAGGACGAGGGAGAGTACTCCCTGCGGCCCAAGACCCTGCGGGAGTACATCGGCCAGGAGAAGGCCAAGGGCAACCTGGAGGTGTTCATTCAGGCGGCCAAGATGCGCCATGAGCCCCTGGACCATGTGCTGCTCCACGGCCCCCCTGGACTGGGCAAGACCACCCTCAGCGGCATCATCGCCAATGAGATGGGGGTGAACGTGCGCATCACCTCCGGCCCAGCCATCGAGAAGGCGGGGGACCTGGCCGCCCTGCTTACCAACCTGAACGAGAACGACATCCTCTTTGTAGACGAGATCCACCGCCTGAACCGGGCGGTGGAGGAGGTGCTCTACCCTGCCATGGAGGACTACGCCATCGACATCATCATCGGCAAGGGGCCCTCAGCCAACTCCATCCGCCTGGACCTGCCCAGGTTCACCCTCATCGGGGCCACTACCCGGGCCGGACAGCTGTCCGCCCCCCTGCGGGACCGATTCGGTGTGACGCTGCGGCTGGAGCTTTACAGTCCGGAGGAGCTGGCCCTGATCGTCACCCGTTCCGCCGGCATCCTGGAGGTGCCCATCGAGCCGGAGGGAGCCATGGAGATCGCACGCCGCTCCCGGGGGACGCCCCGCATCGCCAACCGGATGCTCCGCCGGGTGCGGGACTTCGCCCAGGTGCGGGCTGGGGGCGTCATCACCCGGAACGTGGCAGACCAGGCCCTTACCGCCCTGGAGATCGACCATCTGGGGCTGGACGCCATCGATCACCGGATGCTTCGCAGCATTATGGAAAACTACCGGGGCGGCCCGGTGGGGCTGGAGACCCTGGCCGCCACCATCAACGAGGAGGCGGTCACCCTGGAGGACGTGTATGAGCCCTACCTGATGCAGCTGGGCTTCCTCACCAGGACCCCCCGGGGCCGCTGCGTCACTCCCAAGGCCTATCAGCACCTGGGGCTGCCGATGCCCGGGGGCGCGGGCGGCGGCGGACTGGACCAGCTGAGCTTCTAAATCGGAAAGGGGAGAGGACCATGGGCTTTTGGCTTTTCTGCACCGCCTCGTCCCTGCTGATCCCGCTGGTGATGCTGTTTTTTGGCCGGCGTTTTTTGACAAAGCCGCCCAAGAGCATCAACTCCCTCTACGGTTACCGCACCGCACGATCCATGAAAAATCAGCAGACCTGGGACTTTGCCCACCGGGTGTGCGGGAAGCTCTGGTCTCGGGCGGGGGCTGTCATGCTTCCTCTGAGCCTGCTGGCTATGCTGCCTGCCTTGGGGCGGGGCACAGAGGAGACCGGGATGTG
This window harbors:
- a CDS encoding Holliday junction ATP-dependent DNA helicase; this encodes MAIDFSNTEFEAEGLEEPLVTTSLTREDEGEYSLRPKTLREYIGQEKAKGNLEVFIQAAKMRHEPLDHVLLHGPPGLGKTTLSGIIANEMGVNVRITSGPAIEKAGDLAALLTNLNENDILFVDEIHRLNRAVEEVLYPAMEDYAIDIIIGKGPSANSIRLDLPRFTLIGATTRAGQLSAPLRDRFGVTLRLELYSPEELALIVTRSAGILEVPIEPEGAMEIARRSRGTPRIANRMLRRVRDFAQVRAGGVITRNVADQALTALEIDHLGLDAIDHRMLRSIMENYRGGPVGLETLAATINEEAVTLEDVYEPYLMQLGFLTRTPRGRCVTPKAYQHLGLPMPGGAGGGGLDQLSF